Part of the Calditerricola satsumensis genome, ACTGTTGAAAATACTGCCAAACATGTTATATCGTCAAAATACCCGAAAATTGATATAGAAATTGAAGCGTCTGAAATTGGGAGAAATACTTTGGAAGATTGGTATGAAGACTTAGAATATAAGATTTTAGTTACCGAATCATTTGAAATTGAAGTTCCAGGTGGATACCCAATACATGGTGAAGAGTGGTCTGCATTTGTTACGACTGTTTCTGCGAAGTGGTTACATTCATTATATCAAAAATACAAGGAAAAACTTTTTTCTGCAAATGTGCGTGATTTCCTAGGCGTACGAAATAGCGATAGAAACATCAATTTTGGTATAAAAAATACTGCGGAGAAAAATCCTGATAATTTCTGGGTTTACAACAATGGTATTACGGCTTTGGTTAATAACATAGATATTTTGGGTGATAAAAAATTAAAAATTGATGGTCTGTCTATTGTAAATGGTGCTCAAACAACGGGGGCTATTGGAACCCTTTCTTCCCCTCCTTCTGAAAAGGCAAGGGTTCCTATTCGATTTGTAATGTGTAATAATGCTTCTACTGTCGAAGATATAATAAAGTACAATAACACTCAAAATAAAATTGAGGCGTCTGATTTTCGTAGTAATGACAGTATTCAACAGCGGTTAAGAAATGAGTTTAGAGCTAAATTCCCTAATATAAAATACTATGGTGCAAGACGTGGTCATAATATAATTAGACGTACACCACCAGATTTAATTCCATCGGAATCTGCGGCGCAGGCATTGGTTGCATTCCATATCGATCCCATCATTGCTTATCACGAGAAAACAAAAATATGGATTGATAATAAGCTATATAGCAAAGTTTTCAATGAAAACACAAGTGCTGAACATATTGTGTTCGTTTATTCATTGCTAAAGTCAATAGAAAGGATCAAAATTGATTTAGTTAACAAAAAGGATAGTGAAGGGGATGAGGAGAACAAGAATAAGTTGTCAGATGCTGAATCTAATTATCTAACATTCCTAAGAAATAGAGGTGCTAAGTTTTTATTGCTCACAGCAATTGCAGAGTGTTTAGAAACGATAATAGGTGAAAAAATCCCAAATAGTTTTCGGTTGGGGTTTAAAAAAGTGGAGTACTTAGATGAAGCAATAAATTCTTGGTTGCCGATAGTACGTTCTGTTCTCCCATTTCATCGTCAATTAAGTGAGGCATTAAAAGATGGATTGAAAAGTAAGGAGAATGTAAAAAGATCTATAACTAATTTCTGTTCAATGGTTGAATCGATGTGTTATGCAACGCCGAACTTGCCTTCATTTAAAGAATTTAGGGAGAAAATTGTTTATTAAAGGTCGAATCCTTGCTTTAAGACAATGTTTGCCTGGATGCGCGCACATCGATGTCCGTGGTAAAGCGTGATGGCAACCGCTCTTGAATCATGTTTGCTTCGATCGCTAATGTTTCGTATGGAAATTGAATCTTCTGTTACGGGAAGGAAGGTGTGTTAGGTCAGATTTCTGTAGTGCCTATGTCTTTATCAAATTCGTAGTTAACTCATATGCATGGTTTTTACGAGGTGCGCGGCTTTGGTAAGGACGGATCGCCTCAGATTGTCACAGTCGGCGCATGATAGTGCTGGTCGGTAATAAGGGAAATTAAGAAGCCCCCTGTTGTCGTATTTGACAGAGGGGGCGTTTTCGTTTGGAGAAGATTGGTTTTGTCCGTGACGATCGAACCGCGGCACATCTCACGACGTGTGGCCCACTTCCGCGGCCGGTGCCTTTGTGCGGTCGGCTTCGCTGCCTTCCGCAAACGGATTCCGCAGCACGGCGCCGGTGTTGGCCGACGTGACGAGGTGCGCGTAGCGCGCGAGGTACCCGCGGGTGAATTTCGGCTTGAAACCTGGCCATGCGGCGCGGCGGCGCTCCAGCTCCTCCTCAGGGACGCGCAGCTCGATCGTCCGCTTGTCCAGGTCGATGCAGATGATGTCCCCGTCGCGCACGAGGGCGATCGGCCCGCCTTCCGCCGCCTCCGGCGAGACGTGGCCGACGCAGATGCCCCGCGAGGCCCCGGAGAAGCGGCCGTCGGTGACGAGGGCCACCTTCGTGCCGAGGCCCATGCCGACGATCTGCGAGGTAGGGGCGAGCATCTCCGGCATGCCCGGTCCGCCCTTGGGGCCCTCGTAACGGATGACGACGACGTGGCCTTCCTTCACCTTGCCGCTGGCGAGACCGGCGAGGGCCTCTTCCTCCGAGTCAAAGCAGATGGCTGGCCCTTCGTGGCGGCGGATGGACGGGTCGACGGCCCCCGTCTTGATCACCGCCCCATTTGGCGCGAGGTTGCCGAACAGCACGGCCAGTCCGCCCGTCTCGCTGTGCGGGTTGTCAATGGGCCGGATCACCTCGTAATCGGTCACCGCGGCGTCGGCGATGTTTTCGCCCAGCGTCTTGCCGGTGACGGTGATGCAGTCGAGGTGGAGGACGCCCTCCTTCTTGCTCAGCTCCTTGAGGATGGCGCTGACGCCGCCGGCGCGATGGACGTCTTCAATGTGCCAGTCGGAGGCCGGGCTGATCTTGGCCAGGTGCGGCGTGCGCGCGGCGATCTCGTTGATCCGCTCCAGCGGGTAGTCAATGCCCGCCTCATGGGCGATGGCCAGGGTGTGCAGCACGGTGTTCGTCGAGCCGCCCATGGCCATGTCGAGGGCGAAGGCGTTGTCGATGGCCTTTTCCGTGACGATGTCGCGCGGCTTAAGGTCCAGCTCGACGAGCTTCAGGATCTGGCGCGCTGCGGCGCGGGCCAGCTCCTTGCGCGCCTCGTCGACGGCGAGGATGGTGCCGTTTCCCGGGAGGGCCAATCCCAGCGCCTCGGCCAGGCAGTTCAT contains:
- the ilvD gene encoding dihydroxy-acid dehydratase; its protein translation is MKRRSDMIKKGVDRAPHRSLLRACGVTDEDFDKPFIAIANSYIDIIPGHVHLKEFGEIVKEAVREAGGVPFLFNTIGVDDGIAMGHIGMRYSLPSREIIADSIETVVTAHWFDGLICIPNCDKITPGMMMGALRVNIPTIFVSGGPMKAGRTRDGRAISLASVFEGVGAFQKGLIDEAQLEELERCGCPTCGSCSGMFTANSMNCLAEALGLALPGNGTILAVDEARKELARAAARQILKLVELDLKPRDIVTEKAIDNAFALDMAMGGSTNTVLHTLAIAHEAGIDYPLERINEIAARTPHLAKISPASDWHIEDVHRAGGVSAILKELSKKEGVLHLDCITVTGKTLGENIADAAVTDYEVIRPIDNPHSETGGLAVLFGNLAPNGAVIKTGAVDPSIRRHEGPAICFDSEEEALAGLASGKVKEGHVVVIRYEGPKGGPGMPEMLAPTSQIVGMGLGTKVALVTDGRFSGASRGICVGHVSPEAAEGGPIALVRDGDIICIDLDKRTIELRVPEEELERRRAAWPGFKPKFTRGYLARYAHLVTSANTGAVLRNPFAEGSEADRTKAPAAEVGHTS
- a CDS encoding AIPR family protein; this encodes MTEVGNYDKNIPFIDAFLTREDLKKYGNKGNALILYALQLKYKLEDLDSVAADSLIDGPNDKKCDLVYIDRDSGEVVIAQGYYSDNPSRKEAKANKASDLNTAIGWLITRDISEVPSNIKSTAIALREAIESKEIRSIKIWFVHNLEESQNVLDELKTVENTAKHVISSKYPKIDIEIEASEIGRNTLEDWYEDLEYKILVTESFEIEVPGGYPIHGEEWSAFVTTVSAKWLHSLYQKYKEKLFSANVRDFLGVRNSDRNINFGIKNTAEKNPDNFWVYNNGITALVNNIDILGDKKLKIDGLSIVNGAQTTGAIGTLSSPPSEKARVPIRFVMCNNASTVEDIIKYNNTQNKIEASDFRSNDSIQQRLRNEFRAKFPNIKYYGARRGHNIIRRTPPDLIPSESAAQALVAFHIDPIIAYHEKTKIWIDNKLYSKVFNENTSAEHIVFVYSLLKSIERIKIDLVNKKDSEGDEENKNKLSDAESNYLTFLRNRGAKFLLLTAIAECLETIIGEKIPNSFRLGFKKVEYLDEAINSWLPIVRSVLPFHRQLSEALKDGLKSKENVKRSITNFCSMVESMCYATPNLPSFKEFREKIVY